In Hermetia illucens chromosome 1, iHerIll2.2.curated.20191125, whole genome shotgun sequence, one genomic interval encodes:
- the LOC119646182 gene encoding kelch-like ECH-associated protein 1 — MDLQPRMILNRASHGTAAYENCIYACGGVNGGDAFDLDLAERFDVREGIWSCLPSMGYTYGSCTATMHDGSLYVSNSLNGVCERFDLRRNQWEALPRAPGPMGSIVSYDSKLYRVYNGGIAVYSESNASWDRILSFNFIQPTVCSL, encoded by the exons ATGGATTTGCAACCAAGAATGATATTGAATCGAGCGAGCCACGGCACTGCGGCCTATG AAAATTGCATTTACGCATGTGGTGGAGTAAATGGGGGAGATGCTTTTGACTTGGACTTGGCTGAACGTTTTGATGTCCGAGAAGGAATATGGAGTTGCCTGCCGAGTATGGGTTATACATATGGCAGTTGTACCGCAACCATGCATGACGGTTCCCTATACGTTTCAAACAGCTTAAATGGAGTCTGCGAACGATTTGATTTGCGGCGCAATCAATGGGAGGCACTTCCCCGAGCCCCTGG TCCTATGGGGTCGATTGTTTCTTACGACAGCAAACTGTATCGTGTTTATAATGGCGGAATAGCGGTCTATTCGGAATCGAATGCTTCTTGGGATCGAATCCTCAGTTTTAATTTCATCCAGCCCACAGTTTGCAGTTTATGA
- the LOC119646564 gene encoding kelch-like protein 41 produces the protein MDNFFSNLMDALLVSREQPYDVVFSIGGSNFWGHQAILSTRSKYFERMFDGCGRNTDKEVVELQGLDPGVFEEVLQYFYTEEISLNNGTVCGILKTANYLEMECLRLRCKKYLETAVNIDDSIDLWKLAGSINDSEVVSSVRQYIISNVCDIKLLPKFLELELDEMKKLVTSEGLHLSSRLVELMYAGIMAWINHSNERNEYLIELLNLLKMEHVSREFFNSVVSKEKLLLDNKEGTNWLMRRVPRTFDLRQPSQVKSLNRWGCNSKKQNPTEQIPATKNNAKSCIVNAKDKHLTIDGDGSSPLVYRTETPRYLLTSGNSLPETPRYCMTSGNSLTETPRYRMTSRNPLIETPRHCMTSRNPLIETPRHCMTSRNSLTETPRYCMTSRNPLIETPRHCMTSRNSLTETPRYCMTNRNPLTETPRYRMTSRNSLLETPRYRMTSRNSLNSVEFIKEDLIDLEGGLYRLGRPLNKSRNEFSVIGSNEASSVFLPVKKHLIILDDADKCYGFNVHSRDIFCLADRPKTPGFCAVSFRKNIHVFGGYNNTCGLEYNVRRLSRRVLPKFGIPV, from the exons ATGGATAACTTCTTTTCGAACCTCATGGATGCCCTACTCGTAAGCAGGGAGCAG CCGTATGATGTTGTGTTTTCTATTGGGGGAAGCAATTTCTGGGGGCACCAGGCTATTTTGTCAACTCGGAGCAAGTACTTTGAGCGAATGTTTGATG GATGTGGTCGCAATACCGATAAGGAAGTGGTAGAACTCCAAGGTTTGGACCCCGGAGTTTTTGAAGAAGTACTCCAGTACTTCTATACAGAAGAAATATCTCTAAATAATGGCACGGTTTGCGGTATCCTTAAAACAGCCAATTATTTGGAAATGGAGTGCTTACGTTTGCGTTGCAAGAAATATTTGGAGACGGCCGTTAACATCGATGACAGTATAGATCTCTGGAAGTTGGCAGGGTCAATAAATGATTCCGAAGTGGTGTCGAGTGTCCGCCAGTATATCATTTCCAATGTGTGTGACATCAAACTTCTACCCAAATTCCTTGAGCTTGAACTTGATGAG ATGAAAAAATTAGTCACCAGCGAAGGGTTGCATTTATCGTCAAGATTAGTTGAATTAATGTATGCAGGAATTATGGCGTGGATAAACCACTCTAATGAGCGAAATGAGTATTTGATCGAGCTTCTGAATCTTCTGAAAATGGAGCACGTCAGCCGTGAATTTTTCAACTCAGTGGtttcaaaagaaaaactacTACTTGATAATAAGGAAGGCACCAACTGGCTTATGAGACGAGTACCTAGGACATTTGATCTTCGCCAGCCTAGTCAAGTTAAAAGTTTAAATAGATGGGGCTGCAATTCCAAGAAGCAAAATCCAACGGAACAGATTCCAGCTACTAAGAATAATGCTAAGAGCTGTATAGTCAATGCAAAGGACAAACATTTAACCATAGACGGTGATGGGTCATCTCCCTTGGTTTATCGCACAGAAACACCGAGATATCTTTTGACAAGCGGGAATTCTCTCCCAGAAACACCGAGATATTGTATGACAAGCGGGAATTCTCTCACAGAAACACCGAGATATCGTATGACAAGCAGGAATCCTCTCATAGAAACACCGAGACATTGTATGACAAGCAGGAATCCTCTCATAGAAACACCGAGACATTGTATGACAAGCAGGAATTCTCTCACAGAAACACCGAGATATTGTATGACAAGCAGGAATCCTCTCATAGAAACACCGAGACATTGTATGACAAGCAGGAATTCTCTCACAGAAACACCGAGATATTGTATGACAAACAGGAATCCTCTCACAGAAACACCGAGATATCGTATGACAAGCAGGAATTCTCTCTTAGAAACACCGAGATATCGTATGACAAGCAGGAATTCTCTTAACTCAGTTGAATTTATAAAGGAGGACTTAATCGACTTGGAAGGAGGCCTATACCGCTTGGGTCGACCCCTAAATAAGTCAAGAAATGAGTTTTCTGTCATAGGCAGCAATGAAGCTAGTTCAGTTTTTCTCCCCGTGAAGAAACACTTAATCATACTAGATGACGCTGATAAGTGCTACGGATTCAACGTCCACAGTAGGGATATATTTTGTTTGGCGGACCGTcccaaaaccccaggattctgcGCTGTAAGTTTTCGCAAGAATATCCACGTTTTTGGTGGCTACAATAACACCTGCGGTTTGGAATACAATGTGCG GCGGTTATCACGACGAGTTTTGCCAAAATTCGGTATACCGGTATGA